A region of Aquarana catesbeiana isolate 2022-GZ linkage group LG08, ASM4218655v1, whole genome shotgun sequence DNA encodes the following proteins:
- the LOC141106845 gene encoding uncharacterized protein, with translation MNVLLYIQSGNLGDDNINVKEEYKEEDEEYGVMEEFSEGHKDMMEPPNTRNPPERCPHPLYSWDSTQEGYTIPHHHQSGILGEDNIDVKEEYKEEDEEYGVMEEFSEEHKDMMEPPNTRNLPERCPRPLYSRDSTQEGHTIPHCYKSGDPIDIEFEVKSEEEERYVRDDQQSMEEDGITGTFIEEDTPTEISTGGSLTLNTFLHPYCSLIGPE, from the exons atgaatgttttattatatattcagagtggaaatctcggggatgataatattaatgttaaagaagagtataaagaggaggatgaggagtatggagtgatggaggagttttcagaaggacacaaggatatgatggagccacctaataccaggaacccaccagagagatgtccccatcctctgtattcctgggattccacacaggaaggttacaccatccctcaccatcatcag agtggaatccTTGGGGAAGATaacattgatgttaaagaagagtataaagaggaagatgaggagtatggagtgatggaggagttttcagaagaacacaaggatatgatggagccacctaataccaggaacctaccagagagatgtccccgtcctctgtattcccgggattccacacaggaaggtcacaccatccctcactgttacaag agtggagatccaatcgatatagaatttgaggttaaatcagaagaagaagagaggtatgtgagggatgatcagcagtctatggaggaggatggaataacggggacatttatagaggaggacactcctacagagatcagcacaggtgggtcattaacactaaatacattcctccacccatactgctcactgattggtccagagtag
- the LOC141104860 gene encoding uncharacterized protein: protein MWAESWFRGTNLLMSSNNLFISILVDGREMRKTSEDCLTLSPDCKVEDEDITQYSPGENPTTSNVHPAPHSVDGPSYSSYPEEPQTVRDGARPSYSSYPEEPQTVRDGARPSYSSYPEEPQTVRDGARPSYSSYPEEPQTVRDGAGPSYSSYPEEPQTVRDGARPSYSSYPEEPQTVRDGAIFPTDKRFSCTECGKCFYYKSKLKVHKITHTGEKLNSCHECGKCFSMKSSLSTHQRLHTGEKPYSCPECGKCFSMKSNLSTHQRLHTGEKPYSCPECGKCFSMKYTLSKHQRLHTGEKPYSCPECGKCFSTKYTLSKHQRLHIGEKPYSCPDCGKCFSMKSTLSKHQRLHTGEKPYSCPECGKCFSQKSTLSKHQKLHTGEKPYSCPECGKCFSEKSYLYYHQRSHTGEKPYSCPECGKCFSQKSNLYRHQRSHTGEKPYSCPKCGKCYSYKTDLSRHERSHTGEKPLFLS from the coding sequence atgtgggcggagtcctggtttaggggaaccaatctgctcatgtctagtaataatctttttatctctattttagtagatggacgggagatgaggaaaacctcagaggattgtctcactttgtctccagactgtaaagtagaagatgaggacatcacacagtatagtccaggagaaaacccgactacctcaaatgtccatccggcaccacacagtgtagatggaccatcgtattcctcttatcctgaggaacctcagactgtgcgggacggtgccagaccatcgtattcctcttatcctgaggaacctcagactgtgcgggacggtgccagaccatcgtattcctcttatcctgaggaacctcagactgtgcgggacggtgccagaccatcgtattcctcttatcctgaggaacctcagactgtgcgggacggtgccggaccatcatattcctcttatcctgaggaacctcagactgtgcgggacggtgccagaccatcgtattcctcttatcctgaggaacctcagactgtgagggacggtgcaatttttccaacagataagaggttttcctgtactgagtgcgggaagtgtttctatTATAAATCCAAACTTAAGGTACATAAAAttactcacacaggtgagaagctgaACTCCTGtcatgagtgtgggaaatgtttttcaatgaagtccagtctttccacacatcagagattgcacacgggggagaagccgtattcctgtcccgagtgtgggaaatgtttttcaatgaagtccaatctttccacacatcagagattgcacacaggggagaagccgtattcctgtcctgagtgcgggaaatgtttttcaatgaagtacACTCTTTcaaaacatcagagattgcacacaggggagaagccgtactcctgtccagagtgcgggaaatgtttttcaacgaAGTACACTCTTTcaaaacatcagagattgcacatcggggagaagccgtattcctgccctgattgcgggaaatgtttttcaatgaagtccactctttccaaacatcagagattgcacacaggggagaagccatattcctgtcctgagtgtgggaaatgtttttcacagaagtccacactttccaaacatcagaaactacacacgggggagaagccatattcttgtcctgagtgtgggaaatgtttttcagagaagtcttatctttattatcatcagagatctcacacaggggagaagccgtattcctgtcctgagtgtgggaaatgtttttcacagaagtccaatctttacagacatcagagatctcacacaggggagaagccgtattcctgtcctaagtgcgggaaatgttattcaTATAAGACCGATCTTTCCAGACATGAGAGAtcgcacacgggagagaagccactttttctgtcctga